A single window of Scomber scombrus chromosome 12, fScoSco1.1, whole genome shotgun sequence DNA harbors:
- the itprip gene encoding inositol 1,4,5-trisphosphate receptor-interacting protein: MQGAIARVCMVVAAAILNHPLLFPQENTTLPEQDEELITRMREHEEMLEMEQAKLEKELSQLDSKQEETRSEEGYGWYFWSALSFVIFFTIEMCRADSADTEIRPVDEEDVFSESESVSPSTMVLDKDILSNFCDRSTYTSAHENWRIREFVEGFADDLLESLRSVCDREADMEVGDFVGIGSMFESWKVCKPLMCDLIVPFSPPDPFSFQFNLWCSPSSDIPPDMQGCGMIKVTRFGENEGGCLCGSANLGEDMLCLLHSRNDALIVDRTPDELLCTKNTPYLAKDQVMKWFQISVTKAWGRISHKYDFEVTFRNLDAAGALKIRFRSGKVIVMNIIPVVQLEDTDAYFVSHFPSDCDSSPDPYWPLSFAVYERNLLKHFAKLLPQNSCHLHCLQIVSFLHRKQTGLTGRSALTNYHFKTALLHLLLSKRPSLWGIDSVERRLRDVLNFIQRSLQEKRLHHVLIGNRKVPDVLQVPEIVRKAMPINLFRSLVLQRELYAATVRHFQEMLRNSTVLLQEYTSLLSNGGIHHSLDESV; encoded by the coding sequence ATGCAGGGGGCCATAGCACGAGTCTGTATGGTGGTGGCGGCTGCCATATTAAACCATCCCTTGCTCTTTCCTCAAGAGAACACTACACTTCCAGAACAGGATGAGGAGCTGATAACTCGAATGCGTGAACATGAAGAGATGCTGGAAATGGAGCAGGCCAAGCTGGAGAAGGAGCTTTCACAGCTGGACTCGAAGCAGGAAGAAACCAGGTCAGAGGAAGGTTATGGTTGGTACTTCTGGAGCGCTCTGTCCTTCGTCATATTCTTCACTATTGAGATGTGCAGGGCAGACTCTGCTGACACAGAAATCCGGCCAGTCGACGAAGAAGATGTATTTTCAGAGAGTGAATCCGTCAGCCCAAGCACAATGGTACTAGACAAGGATATCCTGAGCAACTTCTGTGACAGATCCACCTACACTTCAGCCCATGAAAACTGGAGGATCAGGGAGTTTGTGGAAGGTTTTGCTGATGACTTGCTGGAATCGCTCAGGAGCGTTTGTGACAGGGAGGCTGACATGGAAGTTGGGGACTTTGTCGGGATTGGAAGCATGTTTGAGTCTTGGAAGGTGTGCAAGCCTCTCATGTGCGACCTCATAGTGCCTTTCTCACCTCCTGACCCATTCTCCTTCCAATTCAATCTGTGGTGCAGTCCGTCCAGTGACATTCCTCCAGACATGCAGGGCTGCGGCATGATAAAGGTGACCAGGTTTGGGGAGAATGAAGGCGGCTGTCTCTGTGGCTCTGCTAACCTCGGAGAGGACATGCTTTGTCTTTTGCATAGTAGAAATGATGCGCTCATAGTTGACCGCACCCCTGATGAACTGCTGTGCACCAAGAACACACCTTACTTAGCCAAAGATCAAGTCATGAAGTGGTTTCAGATCTCTGTGACCAAAGCGTGGGGACGCATCTCTCACAAATATGACTTTGAGGTTACTTTTCGCAACCTGGATGCTGCCGGTGCTTTGAAGATCAGATTCCGCTCAGGGAAAGTCATTGTGATGAACATCATACCCGTTGTTCAGCTCGAAGATACAGATGCTTATTTTGTCTCACACTTTCCATCAGATTGTGACAGCTCTCCAGACCCATACTGGCCCCTCTCTTTTGCTGTCTATGAAAGGAATTTGCTTAAACATTTTGCTAAACTCCTACCACAAAATTCCTGTCATTTGCACTGCCTTCAGATTGTTTCTTTCCTGCACCGAAAGCAGACAGGGCTCACAGGAAGAAGTGCTCTGACTAACTACCACTTCAAGACTGCTTTGTTGCACCTGTTGCTGAGTAAAAGGCCCTCATTGTGGGGCATTGACAGTGTTGAGCGCAGGCTTCGGGATGTGCTCAACTTCATACAGAGGAGCCTTCAGGAGAAGAGACTGCATCACGTTCTGATTGGGAACAGGAAAGTGCCCGATGTGCTCCAGGTTCCAGAGATTGTCCGCAAAGCAATGCCCATCAACCTGTTCAGGTCACTGGTATTGCAAAGGGAACTTTATGCAGCAACAGTCAGACACTTCCAGGAGATGTTGAGGAATTCAACCGTGCTCCTACAAGAGTACACATCTCTCTTATCAAATGGAGGTATACACCACAGCCTAGATGAAAGTGTATAA
- the LOC133991851 gene encoding glutathione S-transferase omega-1-like — translation MTTEKCFAKGSVAPGPVPKDHIRLYSMRFCPFAQRARLVLNAKGIKYDTININLKDKPDWFLEKSPFGLVPTLETPAGEVVYESPITCEYLDEVYPEKRLLPSNPFGKAQQKMMLEHFSKVTPYFYKIPTGRKNGEDVSGLEAELKEKFTKLNEDLVNKKTKFFGGDSITMIDYMMWPWFERLEIFELKHCLDHTPELKKWSEHMLEDPAVKITMHSMDTYKAFYKTYVEGKPNFDYGL, via the exons ATGACTACTGAAAAGTGTTTCGCCAAAG gaAGCGTTGCACCTGGTCCAGTGCCCAAAGATCACATCAGACTGTACAGCATGAGGTTCTGCCCCTTTGCCCAGAGGGCCAGACTGGTGCTGAATGCCAAAGGGATCAA GTATGACACCATCAACATTAACCTGAAGGACAAACCTGACTGGTTCCTTGAGAAGAGTCCCTTTGGTCTTGTCCCAACACTAGAGACACCTGCTGGTGAGGTGGTGTATGAGTCTCCTATCACATGTGAATACCTGGATGAGGTCTACCCTGAGAAGAGGCTGCTACCTTCCAACCCGTTTGGTAAAGCTCAACAGAAGATGATGCTGGAGCATTTTTCCAAG GTAACGCCATACTTCTACAAGATCCCGACAGGCAGAAAGAATGGTGAGGATGTTTCAGGACTGGAGGCTGAACTGAAAGAGAAGTTTACCAAATTAAATGAG GATCTGGTTAATAAGAAGACCAAGTTCTTTGGTGGTGACTCTATCACAATGATTGATTACATGATGTGGCCATGGTTTGAGAGACTGGAGATCTTTGAACTGAAACA CTGCCTAGATCACACACCGGAGCTGAAGAAGTGGTCAGAGCACATGTTAGAGGACCCTGCTGTCAAAATCACCATGCACAGCATGGACACCTACAAGGCCTTTTACAAGACTTACGTTGAGGGGAAACCCAACTTTGACTACGGCCTGTAG
- the LOC133992316 gene encoding glutathione S-transferase omega-1-like has protein sequence MRFCPFAQRARLVLNAKGIKYDTININLKDKPDWFLEKSPFGLVPTLETPAGEVVYESPITCEYLDEVYPEKRLLPSNPFGKAQQKMMLEHFSKVSYMKTFIQIMTTFLKLNS, from the exons ATGAGGTTCTGCCCCTTTGCCCAGAGGGCCAGACTGGTGCTGAATGCCAAAGGGATCAA GTATGACACCATCAACATTAACCTGAAGGACAAACCTGACTGGTTCCTTGAGAAGAGTCCCTTTGGTCTTGTCCCAACACTAGAGACACCTGCTGGTGAGGTGGTGTATGAGTCTCCTATCACATGTGAATACCTGGATGAGGTCTACCCTGAGAAGAGGCTGCTACCTTCCAACCCGTTTGGTAAAGCTCAACAGAAGATGATGCTGGAGCATTTTTCCAAGGTATCTTACATGAAAACTTTCATACAAATCATGACCACATTCCTCAAACTTAATTCATAA